Proteins encoded together in one Coffea arabica cultivar ET-39 chromosome 2c, Coffea Arabica ET-39 HiFi, whole genome shotgun sequence window:
- the LOC113727514 gene encoding superoxide dismutase [Cu-Zn] 2, which produces MVKAVAVLSGNECVSGTIFLTQEGDGPTTVTGTITGLKPGLHGFHVHALGDTTNGCMSTGPHFNPKGKEHGAPCDENRHAGDLGNVTAGQDGTANVLVVDNQIPLTGPHSVVGRAVVVHADPDDLGRGGHELSKTTGNAGGRVACGVIGLQG; this is translated from the exons ATGGTGAAGGCTGTTGCAGTTCTTAGTGGCAATGAGTGTGTGAGTGGCACCATCTTTTTGACCCAAGAAGGAGATG GCCCTACAACTGTTACTGGAACAATCACCGGTCTGAAACCAGGGCTCCATGGCTTTCATGTCCATGCCCTTGGAGACACAACGAATGGCTGCATGTCAACTG GaccacatttcaatccaaaaggCAAAGAGCATGGTGCTCCTTGCGATGAGAACCGTCATGCTGGTGATCTTGGAAATGTTACTGCTGGTCAAGATG GTACTGCCAATGTGTTAGTTGTTGACAATCAG ATTCCACTCACTGGACCACATTCTGTTGTTGGAAGGGCAGTCGTTGTCCATGCAGATCCAGATGATCTTGGGAGAG GAGGACATGAACTCAGCAAAACCACTGGCAATGCTGGTGGTAGGGTTGCCTGTG GTGTCATTGGTCTGCAAGGCTAA
- the LOC140035399 gene encoding uncharacterized protein: MTLDTGLVFCMCDRDCEMIVNTLPPHRVAEVFLGVLSQGCPQVAAPCSTGPKIEPETADKQAKGLDVEPESIEVAPKTADKHAKGADVEPKSEEFYSVAAEDETEYEDVNSKATETENLVEKKADNRSDAAKEQKDVEGCDEASNAQVREEDDQSKHCNKNTQNTASNEGGVGKIECDAARQEEEENGVNVDEKMADSDYEDQGGDNDILDEAIKIGQTFGGDLGAYSAGPSHCNKSGLSHCSEQRKKKVGRKGDPPIEINCCDDSDMINIDDIESEYDSDDSFELKSQNESDEDGNSKIRRPKFPVFNEQTDMKKSKFEVGQKFTSVIIFRLAVRI, from the coding sequence ATGACATTGGATACAGGTTTGGTCTTTTGTATGTGTGATAGGGATTGTGAGATGATAGTGAACACATTACCACCACATAGGGTGGCAGAAGTGTTTCTTGGAGTTTTGTCACAAGGTTGTCCACAGGTTGCAGCACCCTGTAGTACTGGGCCAAAAATAGAACCAGAAACTGCAGACAAGCAAGCAAAAGGTCTTGATGTTGAACCAGAAAGTATTGAAGTAGCACCAAAAACCGCAGACAAGCACGCAAAAGGTGCTGATGTTGAACCAAAAAGTGAGGAATTTTATAGTGTTGCTGCTGAAGATGAAACAGAATATGAAGACGTCAACAGCAAAGCGACTGAAACTGAAAATTTGGTAGAAAAGAAAGCTGATAATAGGAGTGATGCTGCAAAGGAACAAAAAGATGTTGAAGGCTGTGATGAAGCTTCAAATGCACAAGTCAGAGAAGAAGATGACCAAAGTAAACATTGTAATAAAAATACACAAAACACAGCCAGCAATGAAGGTGGTGTAGGCAAAATAGAATGTGATGCTGCCAgacaagaagaggaagaaaatggagtCAATGTTGATGAGAAGATGGCAGATTCAGACTATGAGGATCAAGGGGGAGACAATGACATATTAGATGAAGCCATCAAAATTGGTCAAACATTTGGAGGAGACCTAGGTGCATATTCAGCTGGCCCTTCGCATTGCAATAAATCTGGTCTTTCTCATTGCAGTGagcaaagaaagaagaaggtAGGAAGGAAGGGAGACCCACCCATTGAAATTAACTGCTGTGATGACTCGGATATGATTAACATTGATGACATTGAATCAGAATATGACTCAGATGATTCATTTGAATTGAAGAGTCAAAATGAATCCGATGAAGATGGGAATAGTAAGATAAGAAGGCCTAAATTTCCAGTTTTTAATGAGCAAACAGACATGAAGAAATCAAAGTTTGAAGTTGGTCAGAAGTTCACATCAGTCATTATATTCAGGTTGGCTGTAAGAATCTAA
- the LOC113727515 gene encoding uncharacterized protein has translation MVREVAESCVESLLTEIVSSYCNGFYASKPELAARRIEAIGFQVGHQLSERYTMDRPRFSDHLEAIKFICKDFWSELFKKQIDNLKTNHRGTFVLQDNKFRWLARMSLDPSLETPGSIQDPVAMAENKVAQAIGMHLYFPCGIIRGALSNLGIPCAVSADISNLPACSFVIRIKA, from the exons ATGGTGAGAGAGGTAGCAGAGAGCTGCGTCGAAAGTCTGCTAACAGAGATAGTCTCTTCATACTGCAATGGATTCTACGCCAGCAAGCCAGAGCTTGCCGCCCGTCGGATCGAAGCCATCGGCTTCCAAGTCGGCCACCAGCTCTCCGAGAG GTATACCATGGATAGACCAAGGTTTAGCGATCATCTGGAGGCAATCAAGTTTATCTGCAAGGACTTCTGGTCTGAGCTGTTTAAGAAACAGATAGACAATTTGAAGACAAATCATAGA GGTACCTTTGTATTGCAAGATAATAAGTTTCGCTGGCTCGCTCGTATGTCCCTGGATCCATCACTGGAAACTCCAGGTTCTATTCAAGATCCTGTTGCTATGGCTGAGAATAAAGTAGCCCAAGCTATAGGAATGCATCTTTACTTCCCGTGTGGAATCATAAGGGGAGCGCTTTCAAACTTGGGAATTCCATGTGCAGTTTCTGCAGATATATCCAATCTTCCCGCAT GTTCCTTTGTGATTCGTATAAAGGCTTGA
- the LOC113727516 gene encoding uncharacterized protein, which produces MEGGNNGNVDPATPRQVITYQEGSGGPFRRWEPGHRIRPCDCWRTYSYPNRVVLAIDDERRRLAGANRRARIEIQRMRGIVRMQADRIQELQEDILMEQERTNAFREQLQVVNGRLTRVVREVNARARSIIDECGALLHGVIDTNVPVEGQGDGARREGDATSSAHENESTGSVMD; this is translated from the coding sequence ATGGAAGGAGGGAATAATGGTAATGTGGATCCAGCGACACCACGTCAAGTTATCACTTATCAAGAGGGATCTGGAGGACCTTTCCGGCGTTGGGAACCTGGACACCGCATTCGACCTTGTGACTGTTGGAGGACCTACTCGTATCCTAATCGAGTGGTCCTAGCCATAGATGATGAGAGGAGGAGGTTAGCTGGAGCCAATCGTAGGGCTCGGATTGAGATTCAGAGGATGAGAGGCATCGTGAGGATGCAGGCTGATAGGATTCAGGAGCTCCAGGAGGACATATTGATGGAGCAAGAGAGGACAAATGCTTTTAGAGAGCAGCTGCAGGTAGTTAATGGCCGTCTCACTAGGGTGGTTAGAGAGGTCAATGCCCGAGCTAGGAGTATTATCGACGAATGTGGAGCGCTACTCCATGGGGTGATCGATACTAATGTACCTGTGGAAGGCCAGGGCGATGGAGCCCGTAGAGAGGGAGATGCAACTAGTTCTGCTCATGAGAATGAGTCTACTGGCTCTGTTATGGACTAG
- the LOC113724542 gene encoding uncharacterized protein, translating into MGSTFTSSFSYQRLKEEGWFDDDFDEHIGRLRHSSTFRLRRVHVRRRLKVKIPSLRRFLRRKARSVKLAWTKVVKRLKESQSHFGDLFAGNYLFLQVTPTPLKSSNNVHKSLKPYCINHDLAPTSIYSLPKVAY; encoded by the coding sequence ATGGGTTCCACTTTTACTTCAAGCTTTTCATACCAAAGGCTAAAGGAAGAAGGATGGTTTGATGATGATTTTGATGAACATATTGGAAGGCTACGACATAGCTCCACGTTTAGATTGAGAAGAGTGCACGTGAGGAGAAGACTGAAGGTGAAGATTCCGAGCTTGAGAAGGTTCTTGAGAAGAAAAGCAAGATCGGTTAAGCTGGCTTGGACAAAAGTTGTGAAGAGATTGAAGGAAAGTCAGTCTCATTTTGGTGATCTTTTTGCTGGGAATTATTTGTTCTTGCAGGTTACTCCTACCCCATTGAAGAGCAGCAATAATGTTCACAAATCTTTGAAGCCTTATTGCATCAATCATGATTTAGCTCCTACTTCTATCTATTCCCTTCCCAAGGTGGCATATTAA
- the LOC140035765 gene encoding uncharacterized protein codes for MTSRLTSKLFVDEVRKTPSMTVHELMTKVTEELNVDFSLKQGYRTLRKVRDTIQGSHDKQYTMLESFCGELRRANPGSTAFVETDVDEDGVSRFRRLYMCLEPIKRGFLAGCRKWIGLDGCFLKGPYGGQLLSAVGMDGDNKMFPLAMSVVGAVRDKLPQVEHRCCVQHLYTNFKQMHRSLVLKDRLWRCARALYMTQFKAEMEMMKQESNNAYAWLDEKDLNTWSMAHFKTGLDCDLLRMEKNRETMSKHEGLLCPAIFDILEKAKKEQCMCICYYADTMKYQICCPFGDQFVVDLRSMTCTCRKWQLGGIPCGHAVAAIYRRRDKPEKNVAPICWKTTYMKSYEPVLNPINGPNL; via the exons ATGACATCTAGGTTGACTAGCAAACTATTTGTTGATGAGGTAAGAAAAACGCCATCTATGACAGTGCATGAGTTGATGACCAAAGTAACTGAGGAGTTAAATGTTGATTTCAGCCTTAAGCAAGGATATAGAACACTTAGAAAAGTTAGAGACACTATTCAGGGGTCTCATGACAAACAGTACACcatgttggaatcattttgtGGTGAATTGAGGAGGGCAAATCCGGGATCTACTGCGTTTGTTGAGACTGATGTAGATGAAGATGGTGTTTCTAGGTTTAGAAGGCTGTATATGTGTTTAGAACCAATAAAGAGAGGTTTTTTAGCTGGTTGTAGAAAGTGGATTGGGTTAGATGGTTGCTTCCTAAAAGGTCCATATGGTGGGCAACTTTTGTCAGCAGTTGGAATGGACGGTGATAACAAAATGTTTCCCTTGGCAATGTCAGTTGTTGGG GCTGTTAGGGACAAACTTCCACAAGTTGAACATAGGTGTTGTGTCCAACACCTTTACACTAACTTCAAGCAAATGCATAGAAGTCTTGTTCTTAAAGATAGGCTTTGGAGATGTGCAAGGGCTTTATACATGACTCAGTTCAAAGCAGAAATGGAAATGATGAagcaagaatcaaataatgcatatgCATGGTTGGATGAAAAGGACCTCAATACTTGGTCAATGGCTCATTTCAAGACTGGATTGGATTGCGATCTACTG AGAATGGAGAAGAATAGAGAGACAATGTCCAAACATGAAG GTCTCTTATGTCCAGCAATTTTTGACATTCTTGAGAAGGCAAAAAAAGAGCAATGCATGTGCATATGCTATTACGCTGACACAATGAAGTATCAGATATGCTGTCCTTTTGGTGACCAGTTTGTTGTTGATTTGAGGAGCATGACCTGCACTTGTAGAAAATGGCAACTGGGGGGAATCCCATGTGGCCATGCAGTGGCTGCTATTTATAGGAGACGTGACAAGCCAGAAAAAAATGTGGCACCCATCTGCTGGAAGACTACATACATGAAGAGTTATGAACCTGTGTTGAATCCAATAAATGGACCTAATCTGTGA